One segment of Proteus appendicitidis DNA contains the following:
- the pepT gene encoding peptidase T: MNTLGQKLEQRFFRYLAIESQSDASASVVPSTQGQLELAKLLAKELETYELKDIYIDSHAILYAMRPGTKPNAPKVGFVAHLDTVDVGISPDIHPQTLRYEGKDLCLNKEKDIWFKAQEHPEAEPYIGEEIIFSDGTSVLGADNKAAITVVMELMDKLQHADFDCGDIYVAFVPDEEIGLRGSKLMDLSRFNVDFAYTIDCCALGEVVYETFNAASINVSVKGVTAHPMSAKNVLLNPIRVAHDFIGCFDRFDTPEHTEHREGYFYVTDLIANPDNAVIKMAIRDFDKQSYEARKQFIKQSVALIQARHPRAQIDYEIVDVYSNISDSIGEDRTAIELIFEALKRLDIQPNVIPMRGGTDGSALSARGLLTPNYFTGALNFHSRFEFLPVSSFEKSYLVTEMLCRLVGQRG; encoded by the coding sequence ATGAACACCCTAGGTCAAAAATTAGAACAGCGTTTCTTCCGTTATCTGGCAATTGAAAGCCAAAGTGATGCATCAGCTTCTGTGGTACCCAGTACGCAAGGGCAACTTGAGTTAGCAAAGTTACTGGCTAAAGAGTTGGAAACTTATGAGCTAAAAGATATCTATATCGATTCTCATGCCATTTTATATGCAATGAGACCAGGTACTAAACCCAATGCCCCTAAAGTTGGATTTGTTGCCCATCTTGATACGGTTGATGTCGGTATTTCACCTGATATTCACCCACAAACACTGCGTTATGAAGGGAAAGATCTCTGCTTAAATAAAGAGAAGGATATCTGGTTTAAAGCGCAAGAGCACCCTGAAGCCGAGCCTTATATTGGTGAGGAGATTATCTTCAGTGATGGTACAAGCGTATTAGGTGCTGATAATAAAGCGGCGATCACCGTTGTTATGGAGTTAATGGATAAACTTCAACATGCTGATTTTGATTGTGGCGATATCTATGTTGCGTTTGTCCCTGATGAAGAGATTGGATTGCGCGGTTCAAAACTGATGGATTTATCTCGCTTCAACGTTGATTTTGCTTACACCATTGATTGCTGTGCATTAGGAGAAGTTGTGTATGAAACCTTTAATGCGGCATCAATTAACGTGTCTGTAAAAGGTGTGACTGCACACCCAATGTCTGCGAAAAACGTATTATTAAATCCAATTCGTGTTGCTCATGATTTTATTGGCTGTTTTGACCGTTTTGATACCCCCGAGCACACCGAGCACCGTGAAGGTTATTTCTATGTCACTGATTTAATCGCCAATCCTGATAATGCGGTCATCAAAATGGCTATTCGTGATTTTGACAAGCAGAGTTATGAAGCTCGCAAACAGTTTATTAAACAGTCTGTTGCTTTGATCCAAGCTCGCCATCCTCGTGCGCAAATCGACTATGAGATTGTCGATGTGTATAGCAATATCAGTGATTCAATTGGGGAAGATCGCACCGCTATCGAACTTATTTTTGAAGCATTAAAACGATTAGATATTCAACCTAATGTGATCCCAATGCGAGGAGGTACAGATGGCTCTGCACTTTCAGCACGAGGCTTGCTCACACCTAACTATTTTACAGGTGCGTTGAATTTCCACTCTCGTTTTGAATTTTTACCTGTTAGCTCCTTTGAAAAGAGTTATTTAGTGACAGAAATGCTGTGCCGTTTGGTCGGACAACGCGGATAA
- a CDS encoding AbgT family transporter, whose protein sequence is MTTQTQPNKKGFLNRVERIGNIMPDVTMLFVYALVICWIFSFFLSFVHFDYLHPVTKEKIAVINMFQYEEIILFVTSAVKNFISFPPLGITIVATLGIGIAESSGFIKTALKKMLSFISPKMLTPTVVFVGIVAHLASDSAYVILMPVSAMMFYACGRHPLAGIAASFAGLAGGFTASYTPSIIDPIMQSFTQEAAQIMAPGYSVNVLCNYFFSLGGTFGVILTCWYITEKIVEPWLNKNCPVSSGIDTKDAELGEITPTEKRAFRFAGWAVVLMGIGLFALLLPETSPLRSPEGSLTSPKAPIMQIVVPLLFIFFSVPGLIYGYMTKSFASTKDIVKAMENITKSLIPFIVFAFFAAQFLYSFQHSNLGTLLALSGAELLRTLNMPSGMTVLGVILLTAILNIMITSATSKWAVIAPVLVPMLMAVGISPELTQAAFRVSDSAMNVSTPMFPFYPLILMYCQKYYKGAGIGTLCSMMIPFTIGLLIVLTATLFIFWGLDIPLGFDSGYTWQPAS, encoded by the coding sequence ATGACAACGCAAACACAACCCAATAAAAAAGGTTTTTTAAACCGAGTCGAACGCATTGGTAATATCATGCCTGATGTTACTATGTTGTTCGTTTACGCCTTAGTGATCTGCTGGATATTTTCATTCTTCCTCTCTTTTGTTCATTTTGATTATTTACACCCAGTGACTAAAGAGAAAATCGCCGTTATTAATATGTTTCAATATGAAGAGATCATATTATTTGTGACAAGTGCGGTGAAAAATTTCATTAGCTTTCCTCCACTTGGAATAACGATTGTTGCAACATTAGGAATTGGTATTGCAGAAAGCAGCGGTTTTATTAAAACGGCTCTAAAAAAAATGCTTTCGTTTATTTCTCCTAAAATGCTGACACCAACAGTTGTGTTTGTTGGTATTGTTGCGCACTTAGCTTCCGACTCTGCTTACGTTATTCTTATGCCCGTCTCTGCGATGATGTTCTATGCCTGTGGTCGCCATCCTTTAGCAGGTATCGCGGCCTCATTTGCAGGTTTGGCGGGTGGATTTACAGCAAGTTATACACCGTCAATTATTGACCCAATAATGCAAAGCTTTACTCAGGAAGCGGCGCAAATTATGGCTCCGGGATATAGCGTTAACGTTTTATGTAACTACTTTTTTAGCTTAGGTGGAACATTTGGCGTTATTTTAACTTGTTGGTATATCACTGAAAAAATTGTAGAGCCTTGGTTAAATAAAAACTGTCCTGTCTCTTCTGGTATTGATACCAAAGATGCAGAGTTAGGTGAAATTACACCAACAGAAAAACGAGCATTCCGTTTTGCAGGTTGGGCAGTGGTGCTAATGGGGATTGGTTTATTTGCACTGTTATTACCAGAAACCTCACCATTACGTTCACCAGAAGGCAGTTTAACCAGCCCTAAAGCCCCAATTATGCAAATTGTGGTACCTTTACTGTTTATCTTCTTCTCTGTACCCGGTTTAATCTATGGCTATATGACTAAGTCTTTTGCTTCCACAAAAGATATTGTCAAAGCAATGGAAAATATCACTAAATCGTTGATCCCATTTATCGTTTTTGCCTTTTTTGCTGCTCAGTTCCTTTACTCTTTCCAACACTCAAATTTAGGAACTTTATTAGCATTATCAGGTGCAGAGTTACTGCGTACACTTAATATGCCTTCAGGTATGACGGTATTAGGTGTCATTTTGCTGACTGCGATTTTAAATATCATGATCACCTCAGCAACATCAAAATGGGCTGTGATTGCACCAGTATTAGTGCCAATGTTAATGGCTGTCGGGATTTCACCTGAATTAACGCAAGCTGCGTTCCGTGTCAGTGATTCCGCAATGAATGTGAGTACACCGATGTTCCCATTCTACCCACTGATTTTGATGTATTGCCAAAAATACTATAAAGGGGCAGGTATCGGTACATTGTGCTCCATGATGATCCCTTTCACTATTGGCTTGCTTATTGTATTAACGGCGACACTGTTTATCTTCTGGGGACTCGATATTCCTCTCGGTTTTGACAGTGGATATACATGGCAACCAGCATCATAA
- the asd gene encoding aspartate-semialdehyde dehydrogenase translates to MKNVGFVGWRGMVGSVLMQRMVEERDFDGINPVFFTTSQLGEAAPAYGNHRSTLQDAYDIDTLASLDIIISCQGGDYTNEIYPKLRQAGWQGYWIDAASALRMNDDAVIILDPVNGQHIQDSLNKGIKAFVGGNCTVSLMLMSLGGLFANNLVEWASVSTYQAASGAGARHMRELLSQMGSLHNQVVKELENPASAILDIERKVTNFTRSGTMPTEQFGVPLAGSLIPWIDKQLENGQSREEWKGQAETNKILNTGSNIIPVDGLCVRIGALRCHSQAFTLKLKKDLPVAEIEQLLANHNDWVKVIPNDRELTMRELTPAAVTGTLSTPVGRIRKLNMGPEFISAFTVGDQLLWGAAEPLRRMLNILR, encoded by the coding sequence CGTTTTAATGCAAAGAATGGTTGAAGAACGTGATTTTGATGGGATAAACCCTGTTTTCTTCACCACATCTCAATTAGGTGAAGCAGCACCCGCTTATGGTAACCACCGTAGCACTCTGCAAGATGCTTATGACATTGATACCTTAGCATCACTCGATATTATCATTAGTTGCCAAGGTGGTGACTACACTAATGAAATCTATCCAAAACTGCGTCAAGCCGGTTGGCAAGGTTACTGGATTGATGCCGCATCAGCATTACGTATGAATGATGATGCCGTTATTATTCTCGATCCTGTTAATGGACAACATATTCAAGACAGCTTAAATAAAGGCATTAAAGCCTTTGTCGGTGGTAACTGTACCGTCAGTCTAATGCTAATGTCATTAGGTGGTCTGTTTGCTAACAATTTAGTGGAATGGGCAAGCGTATCGACTTATCAAGCAGCTTCTGGGGCGGGCGCTCGCCATATGAGAGAGTTACTGTCACAGATGGGCTCTTTACATAATCAAGTGGTTAAAGAGCTAGAAAACCCAGCCTCTGCAATCTTAGATATTGAACGTAAAGTCACTAACTTTACGCGCAGTGGCACAATGCCTACCGAACAATTTGGTGTTCCTCTTGCGGGTAGCTTGATCCCTTGGATTGATAAACAACTAGAAAACGGTCAAAGCCGCGAAGAGTGGAAAGGGCAAGCTGAAACTAACAAGATCTTAAATACAGGTTCTAATATCATTCCTGTGGATGGTCTTTGTGTTCGTATTGGTGCATTACGTTGCCATAGTCAAGCATTCACCTTAAAACTGAAAAAAGACTTACCTGTTGCAGAGATTGAACAGCTACTCGCAAACCATAATGATTGGGTAAAAGTCATTCCTAATGATCGTGAATTAACTATGCGTGAATTAACACCAGCAGCAGTCACAGGTACATTGAGCACACCAGTAGGTCGTATTCGTAAACTGAATATGGGCCCTGAATTTATTTCAGCCTTTACAGTGGGTGACCAACTGTTATGGGGTGCTGCAGAGCCTTTACGTCGTATGCTGAATATTCTGCGTTAA